A genomic window from Anopheles ziemanni chromosome X, idAnoZiCoDA_A2_x.2, whole genome shotgun sequence includes:
- the LOC131290829 gene encoding N-acetyl-D-glucosamine kinase, producing MYIGGVEGGATHSTLVICDESGRIVGKAKGPSTNHWAVGIPGVAERIDAMARAAKAEANLPADQELTAIGLCLSGAEAEDTNRELENYLRTHYPTVAERYVVCSDTIGSIHAVSNLGGMVIIAGTGSNTLLRNPDGSAHGCGGWGHMIGDEGGAWWIARNAIKTVFDHRDNLRCSKLPVERVWELIQQHFGVRTLHDLLDHCYGRFCKTTYAGLCARLARAAVEERDPLCLKLFDEAGQCLAQSVCALQAKISPDLLRDATELDIVCVGSVWLSWDLLRHGFVRELQARHFPYDLRLLRLATTMAVGAAYLAADTYKLSLPRDYTRNYDVFYTHRALANGNGTGKPNGNGVPL from the exons ATGTACATCGGTGGCGTTGAAGG CGGTGCCACGCACTCCACGCTGGTGATCTGCGATGAAAGCGGCCGGATCGTGGGAAAGGCCAAGGGCCCGAGTACGAACCACTGGGCGGTGGGGATCCCGGGCGTGGCGGAGCGCATAGATGCGATGGCGCGGGCGGCCAAGGCGGAGGCCAACCTGCCCGCCGACCAGGAGCTGACGGCGATCGGGCTCTGCCTGAGCGGCGCCGAAGCGGAGGACACGAACCGCGAGCTGGAGAACTACCTGCGGACGCACTACCCGACCGTGGCGGAGCGGTACGTGGTGTGCAGCGACACCATCGGCAGCATCCACGCCGTGTCGAACCTGGGCGGCATGGTGATCATCGCCGGCACCGGCTCGAATACGCTGCTGCGCAATCCGGACGGAAGTGCGCACGGTTGCGGTGGCTGGGGTCACATGATCGGGGACGAGGGTGGTG CCTGGTGGATTGCGCGGAACGCGATCAAGACCGTGTTCGACCATCGGGACAACCTGCGGTGCAGCAAGCTTCCGGTCGAGCGTGTCTGGGAGCTGATCCAGCAGCACTTCGGCGTGCGAACGCTGCACGATCTGCTCGACCACTGCTACGGGCGCTTCTGCAAGACGACGTACGCCGGTCTGTGCGCCCGGCTGGCCCGGGCGGCCGTCGAGGAGCGCGATCCGCTCTGCCTGAAGCTGTTCGACGAGGCCGGCCAGTGTCTGGCGCAGTCGGTGTGCGCACTGCAGGCCAAGATCTCGCCCGACCTGCTGCGTGACGCCACCGAGCTCGACATCGTGTGCGTCGGCTCGGTGTGGCTCAGCTGGGACCTGCTGCGGCACGGGTTTGTGCGCGAACTGCAAGCCCGCCACTTCCCGTACGATCTGCGCCTGCTGCGGCtggcgacgacgatggcggtCGGTGCCGCCTACCTAGCGGCGGACACGTACAAGCTGAGCCTGCCGCGCGACTACACCCGCAACTACGACGTGTTCTACACCCACCGGGCGCTTGCCAACGGCAACGGAACCGGCAAGCCCAATGGCAACGGCGTCCCGCTGTAA